Proteins encoded together in one Canis lupus familiaris isolate Mischka breed German Shepherd chromosome 25, alternate assembly UU_Cfam_GSD_1.0, whole genome shotgun sequence window:
- the SPATA3 gene encoding spermatogenesis-associated protein 3 isoform X3: MEPGDGSSGAESPQQARAQCLEGHGQMLLFGELWKQECGLQDVLEQAPAHLCARPSSTRASSGHSSSSNRAPRRPKRPGDSLRNSAHCPAAKSRRCAQTTPGDRVSDSCGPTSLLFLFLLPWQLCLLASPGPVSQPHL; this comes from the exons ATGGAGCCTGGGGACGGGTCCTCCGGGGCCGAGTCGCCGCAACAGGCCCGGGCCCAGTGCCTCGAGGGCCACGGCCAGATGCTGCTGTTCGGCGAGCTCTGGAAGCAGGAGTGCGGCCTGCAGGACGTTCTGGAGCAGGCCCCGGCCCATCTTTGCGCCAGGCCCTCGTCCACCCGAGCCTCGAGCGGCCACAGCAGCTCCAGCAACCGCGCCCCGCGGCGGCCCAAGCGCCCGGGCGACAGCCTGCGGAACAGCGCCCACTGCCCGGCCGCCAAGTCCCGGCGCTGCGCCCAGACGACGCCCGGCGACAG GGTCTCTGACTCGTGCGGGCCCACGAGCCTTCTGTTCCTGTTCCTCTTGCCCTGGCAGCTCTGCTTGCTGGCGTCGCCTGGGCCTGTGTCACAGCCGCATCTTTGA
- the SPATA3 gene encoding spermatogenesis-associated protein 3 isoform X2: MRKGKRKKPESRRRGSTPQQASSEATPQQANSEATPQQASSEAIPLHTSSESTSQQPSPGSTPQPSSESTPQPPAPQAVPAPETNPLTRSLVPQDTNTKASSRSRKTENLQENTQVIVIRVLRALRTAAVALGALGAAYYIIESL; encoded by the exons ATGAGGAAGGGCAAAAGGAAGAAGCCAGAGTCCAGACGCCGTGGCTCCACCCCACAGCAGGCCAGCTCCGAGGCCACCCCACAGCAGGCCAATTCCGAGGCCACCCCACAGCAGGCCAGCTCTGAGGCCATCCCACTGCACACCAGCTCTGAGTCCACCTCGCAGCAGCCCAGCCCGGGATCCACCCCGCAGCCCAGCTCTGAATCCACCCCCCAACCGCCTGCACCCCAGGCTGTCCCAGCTCCCGAAACCAACCCCCTCACCCGGAGCCTGGTGCCTCAGGACACTAACACAAAAGCATCCTCTCGATCCAGGAAAACAG AAAACCTACAAGAAAACACTCAAGTCATCGTAATTCGCGTGCTCCGAGCTCTCAGGACTGCTGCTGTGGCTCTGGGGGCCCTAGGAGCTGCGTATTACATCATTGAATCCTTGTGA
- the SPATA3 gene encoding spermatogenesis-associated protein 3 isoform X1, which produces MRKGKRKKPESRRRGSTPQQASSEATPQQANSEATPQQASSEAIPLHTSSESTSQQPSPGSTPQPSSESTPQPPAPQAVPAPETNPLTRSLVPQDTNTKASSRSRKTGSLTRAGPRAFCSCSSCPGSSACWRRLGLCHSRIFDVLLPRAWPTMPGRGSPSLLTFYRKPTRKHSSHRNSRAPSSQDCCCGSGGPRSCVLHH; this is translated from the exons ATGAGGAAGGGCAAAAGGAAGAAGCCAGAGTCCAGACGCCGTGGCTCCACCCCACAGCAGGCCAGCTCCGAGGCCACCCCACAGCAGGCCAATTCCGAGGCCACCCCACAGCAGGCCAGCTCTGAGGCCATCCCACTGCACACCAGCTCTGAGTCCACCTCGCAGCAGCCCAGCCCGGGATCCACCCCGCAGCCCAGCTCTGAATCCACCCCCCAACCGCCTGCACCCCAGGCTGTCCCAGCTCCCGAAACCAACCCCCTCACCCGGAGCCTGGTGCCTCAGGACACTAACACAAAAGCATCCTCTCGATCCAGGAAAACAG GGTCTCTGACTCGTGCGGGCCCACGAGCCTTCTGTTCCTGTTCCTCTTGCCCTGGCAGCTCTGCTTGCTGGCGTCGCCTGGGCCTGTGTCACAGCCGCATCTTTGATGTCCTCCTTCCTCGGGCCTGGCCGACCATGCCAGGGAGAGGATCCCCAAGCCTCCTCACTTTCTACAG AAAACCTACAAGAAAACACTCAAGTCATCGTAATTCGCGTGCTCCGAGCTCTCAGGACTGCTGCTGTGGCTCTGGGGGCCCTAGGAGCTGCGTATTACATCATTGA